From the genome of Biomphalaria glabrata chromosome 1, xgBioGlab47.1, whole genome shotgun sequence, one region includes:
- the LOC106075021 gene encoding TWiK family of potassium channels protein 7-like has product MGKLEKKDGCCRTLTKFLFSHIGLCLMVVLYCVAGGFIFEHLEKNNEEQICYESRSEYEPMQSKTINSTLKIFYDYGGATTTEQSRELMIIQLQSVLETFRNNTLAIGYNGRWCQLYGQPNGPTYDWSWAGAVLFSVTVVTTIGYGHIAPKTVWGRLVCIAYAILGVPLMLLCLAVLGDALANIFRYIYSQICCCGTCKKKKENKVISMNKSEKTSLGSWESNEKSDAIIFSRIPASCPKENLNSKDSLNRSVDSSNSLDNPVINKVKIAPLDLTSLGDVTDSDDDDFDEKKVTVPLTITMIVIGGYIFGGAVLFGLWEGRDWLQSAYFCFITLSTIGFGDVVPGRDFDNSQVQTQLMLGSIYILFGMAILSMCFSLMQEEILAKARWIGQKLGIVEKEAED; this is encoded by the exons ATGGGAAAACTGGAGAAAAAAGATGGCTGCTGTAGAACGTTGACCAAGTTTCTGTTCTCCCACATCGGCCTGTGTTTGATGGTTGTCCTGTACTGTGTGGCTGGTGGCTTCATCTTTGAACATCTAGAGAAGAACAACGAGGAACAAATCTGTTACGAGTCGAGGTCGGAGTACGAGCCCATGCAGAGTAAAACAATCAACTCAACGCTTAAAATATTCTATGATTACGGTGGCGCCACTACAACCGAACAGAGCAG GGAATTGATGATCATTCAGCTGCAGAGCGTTCTGGAGACCTTCAGAAATAACACACTAGCCATAGGCTACAACGGCAGATGGTGTCAGCTGTATGGTCAACCTAACGGTCCAACATATGACTGGTCATGGGCTGGGGCAGTGCTCTTTTCTGTCACTGTTGTCACTACTATAG GCTATGGACACATTGCACCCAAAACAGTCTGGGGGAGGCTGGTGTGTATAGCTTACGCGATCTTGGGAGTTCCACTGATGCTGCTATGCCTTGCTGTCTTGGGTGACGCCCTGGCCAACATCTTTAGATACATCTACTCTCAGATCTGCTGCTGTGGCACAtgcaagaagaaaaaagaaaacaaa GTGATATCAATGAATAAGTCTGAAAAAACGAGCTTGGGATCATGGGAATCAAATGAAAAGTCAG ACGCAATTATATTTTCAAGGATTCCAGCCAGCTGtccaaaagaaaacttaaattcTAAAGATTCATTGAACCGATCTGTTGATTCAAGCAACAGTTTGGACAATCCAGTGATAAATAAG GTGAAAATCGCTCCCCTTGACTTAACTTCTCTCGGAGACGTCACTGACAGCGATGATGACGACTTTGATGAGAAGAAGGTCACCGTGCCACTGACTATCACCATGATTGTCATAGGCGGCTACATCTTTGGCGGGGCGGTGTTGTTTGGTCTGTGGGAGGGACGGGACTGGCTCCAGTCTGCTTACTTCTGCTTCATCACACTCAGCACTATCGGGTTCGGTGACGTAGTGCCAGGGAGAGACTTTGACAACTCTCAAGTACAAACACAGCTGATGCTTGGAAGTATCTACATTCTGTTTGGTATGGCCATCTTGTCGATGTGTTTCTCTCTGATGCAGGAAGAAATTTTAGCTAAAGCCAGATGGATCGGTCAGAAACTTGGGATAGTTGAAAAAGAAGCCGAAGACTAA